Sequence from the Saccharopolyspora pogona genome:
CTCAGGATGGCGGCCAGCTACCTGCGCCGGGACATGACGTCCCCGGCGACCTTCAGCTTGTTCGCGCGGAAACTCCCGCCCGAACGCGGTTTTCTCGTCGCGGCCGGACTCGCCGACTGCCTGGACTTCCTGGCGCGGCTGCATTTCAGCGCCGACGACCTGACGTACCTCGGCGACGTCGTGCACCTGGAGGAAAGCGACCTGGCGTCGTTGTCGGAGCTGCGCTTCACCGGTGACGTGTGGGCCGTGCCCGAAGGGCGGGTGGTCTTCGCCGGTGAGCCCTTCCTGGAAGTGACGGCGCCGCTGCCGCAGGCGCAGCTGGTGGAGACGGCTCTGCTGAACTTCGTGACGTTCCAGTCGTCGGTGGCGGCCAAGGCGGCGCGGTGCCGGATCGCCGCACCGCAAGCGGATCTGGTCGATTTCGCCGCCCGCCGAACCCACGGTCTGGAGGCCGCCCGGGCGGTCGCTCGTGCCTCGGCCATCGCTGGATTCGCGGGCACCAGCTACGTGGCCGCCGCACGCGAGTTCGGACTGGTGGCCGCTGGCACGATGGCGCACTCCTACGTCGAAGCGTTCCCCGACGAGCGCACCGCGTTCCGGGCGTTCGCCGCCGATTTCCCGGATGCCACGGTGTTTTTGGTCGACACCTACGACACCCTGCGCGGCGTGTGCACGGCGATCGAGGTCGCCGAGGACCTGCCGGCCGGTAGCCGCATCGGGATCCGGCTGGACTCCGGCGACCTCGGCGACCTGGCGGTGCAAGCGCGCCAGCTGCTCGACGACGCCGGGCTGACCAGCGCTCGGATCATGGCCAGCGGCGGGCTCGACGAACACGCGCTCGCGGAACTCGCCGCCACGCCGATCGATCTGTTCGGCGTGGGCACCCGCATGGGGGTGTCCGCTGACGCGCCGTCCCTGGACAGCGCCTACAAGCTGGTCGAATACGGCGGAACGCCGGTGATGAAGCTGTCCGCGGGAAAGCTGACCGCACCCGGCGCCAAGCAGGTCTACCGCGGCGAACCCGGACAACCCGATCTGCTCGCGCTGCGCACCGAAGAGGCCCCAGCTGGGCGCGAACCGCTCCTACAGCCCGTCGTGTGCGGTGGCGTGCGGGCCGCTCAGCCGGAGCCGGTCCAGACCGCGCAGCGCCGGTTCACGCGAGACCTGCGGTGGCTACCAGAGTCGGCTCGCCTGCTCACCGGCCCCACACCGGTGGATGTGCTCTCGACGCAAGTGCTGGCGCGGTCCGCCGAAGCCGTCCGGCACCGCCTCGAACAGGCACTGTGAACGCCGCCGGTCAGCGGGAGTGCGGCTGGCCGGGATACCACCAGTTCGACGGCGGGGCTTTCCGGTTCGCTTCGCGTTCAACGGCTGCGGGCAGGGCGACTTCGAGACCGTGCGCCACGACGGTCCTGCTGATGTCCGACGGCGACACGATGCCCACCAACCTGCCGTCGTCGAAGACCAGGATGCGGCCGTCGGTGGACTCGGACAGCCGGGGCAGGACCGCTGCCAGGGGCTCGTCCGGTGCCGCGGTGGGCACGCGGTCCATCGGGCAGGCGGCGTCGCGCAGGGCGGTCGTCGGTCGGTCGTGCGCGGCTAGGGAGCGGACGCGGCGGAGGGAGACCAATCCGCCGACGCTGCCGTCCTCGAGCAGCACCGGGAAGCTGGCGTGCCCGCGTTCGCGGACCAGGAAATCGCCGACCGTCAACCGGCCGTCCACCGCCTCGACCGGATGCGACATCACATCCCGCACCCGCACTCCGGCCAGGGCCAACCCCACGCGGGCCTGGCGCTCCTCGGCGAAGGCCACGTTCGTGATGAACAACCCCAGCAGGACCCACCACAGTCCGGCGGCCCCCTGAGTGATCAACTGCGCGAATCCGGCGGCGATGAGCAGGTAGCCGAGCCCGAGCCCGGCGCGCGCCGACCACACGGCCGCTTTGAACCGGTCCCCGCGCCACCGCCACAGCGCCGCGCGCAGCACGCGGCCACCGTCCAGCGGAGCCGCCGGAACGAGGTTGAACACCGCCAGCACGAGGTTCAGCAGGGCCAGGTAGGTCAGCACCCCGACGATCAGGTCGCTCGCGTCCGACCGGGCCACGCCCCAGGCCAGCGCGCCGAAGACCACGCCCACGGCCGCGCTGGTTGCGGGCCCGACGATAGATATGCGCAGGTCAGCGCCGGGGCTGCGCGCTTCGCCCCGCAGCCGGGCGATACCGCCCAGCAGCCACAGCGTGATGCCCTCGACGGCGACGCCGTTGCGGAGGGCCACGATCGCGTGCGCGAGTTCGTGCGCCAGCAGCGAGGCGACCAGGAGGACCGCGGCGGCGACCCCGGCCAGCGCGTAGCCGAGCGAGGAGTGCCCGGGAAACGCCAGCGGCAGCTGGTAGACGGCCAATCCGGCGGCGACCAGGACGACGATGCCGAGCACGCTCCAGTGCAGCCCAATGCGCACCCCAGCTACTCGCCCCACCGGGACCGTTCCGCGCATGACCGCACCCCGCAACCCGCCGGACTCAGCCTTTCCTCCAGTGTGCCTCCCCAGCGACCGCCCGGTGACGGGTGGACTTCCGGCAGAAGGCTTGCCAGCGGGCATCACGGCGGGTCGCGGACAGAACAGTGTGGACTGTCACCGGGAACCACCCATATCGCCCAGCCGTACGAGGCGCATGGCGGAAACGATTCCGGGGCGACGACGAGCCGATGCCGGTGCGGTCACTCGCCGCCTTTCTGGATGTACGAGCGCACGAACTCGGCGGCGTTCTCCTCGAGGACATCGTCGATCTCGTCCAACATGGCATCGGTGGTGTCGTCGAGCTCGTCGCGGCGGTCCTGGCCGCTGGGCGTCGGCTCAGGTACCTCGTCTTCGGACCGGTCGTGCCGCTTGGGTCTCTCCTGGCGCATCCGGTGCCTCCCTGCGGTCGTCGCGCGTGCCCACCACCCGCGTTCGGTGCTACCGGCGAACCTGAAGCCCGCTGAGGAAGAGGGTCGCGAGCGCGAACAAC
This genomic interval carries:
- a CDS encoding nicotinate phosphoribosyltransferase; its protein translation is MTGLRTDLYELRMAASYLRRDMTSPATFSLFARKLPPERGFLVAAGLADCLDFLARLHFSADDLTYLGDVVHLEESDLASLSELRFTGDVWAVPEGRVVFAGEPFLEVTAPLPQAQLVETALLNFVTFQSSVAAKAARCRIAAPQADLVDFAARRTHGLEAARAVARASAIAGFAGTSYVAAAREFGLVAAGTMAHSYVEAFPDERTAFRAFAADFPDATVFLVDTYDTLRGVCTAIEVAEDLPAGSRIGIRLDSGDLGDLAVQARQLLDDAGLTSARIMASGGLDEHALAELAATPIDLFGVGTRMGVSADAPSLDSAYKLVEYGGTPVMKLSAGKLTAPGAKQVYRGEPGQPDLLALRTEEAPAGREPLLQPVVCGGVRAAQPEPVQTAQRRFTRDLRWLPESARLLTGPTPVDVLSTQVLARSAEAVRHRLEQAL
- a CDS encoding site-2 protease family protein, translated to MRGTVPVGRVAGVRIGLHWSVLGIVVLVAAGLAVYQLPLAFPGHSSLGYALAGVAAAVLLVASLLAHELAHAIVALRNGVAVEGITLWLLGGIARLRGEARSPGADLRISIVGPATSAAVGVVFGALAWGVARSDASDLIVGVLTYLALLNLVLAVFNLVPAAPLDGGRVLRAALWRWRGDRFKAAVWSARAGLGLGYLLIAAGFAQLITQGAAGLWWVLLGLFITNVAFAEERQARVGLALAGVRVRDVMSHPVEAVDGRLTVGDFLVRERGHASFPVLLEDGSVGGLVSLRRVRSLAAHDRPTTALRDAACPMDRVPTAAPDEPLAAVLPRLSESTDGRILVFDDGRLVGIVSPSDISRTVVAHGLEVALPAAVEREANRKAPPSNWWYPGQPHSR
- a CDS encoding ubiquitin-like protein Pup, which gives rise to MRQERPKRHDRSEDEVPEPTPSGQDRRDELDDTTDAMLDEIDDVLEENAAEFVRSYIQKGGE